A part of Haliotis asinina isolate JCU_RB_2024 chromosome 10, JCU_Hal_asi_v2, whole genome shotgun sequence genomic DNA contains:
- the LOC137299071 gene encoding uncharacterized protein, with product MAALAVLLLLLACSVQLSSTIQVPRETVQQLYGVASRYPECTSIYWRRPRYARGIVFVLRSACRKDEYTFRSAMNNLQCSDITTAVSRSCSRKYSRFWATNLVCRFARKVNERCEDRSPFCKLAISRLSQTGAGITCEGYERYCKSSSSQIRYFFRSVCRLIDQFYSQCCGDNPMTEQTPTPAPVTTTLEVSTTESPTTTPTTTEVPMTDPTTTTPEPTTTTTEVTTTEQPTTQPASTTPGSTLPEVADKTFLTACQQQCVRNDLVGSPSLCTQGTLPESCNNLEAPATDGSYTCCQG from the exons ATGGCAGCTCTTGCGGTACTTCTCCTGCTATTGGCGTGCTCAGTCCAACTGTCCTCCACCATACAGGTCCCTCGGGAGACGGTCCAACAGCTATACGGGGTAGCCAGCAGGTATCCAGAGTGCACCAGCATCTACTGGAGAAGACCGCGATATGCCAGAGGCATCGTTTTTGTTTTGAGAAGCGCATGCAGAAAGGATGAATACACTTTCCGGTCGGCCATGAACAACCTCCAATGTTCTGACATAACGACTGCCGTTTCTCGGTCCTGTAGTCGAAAGTACAGCAGGTTTTGGGCCACCAATTTGGTATGTCGGTTTGCCAGGAAGGTCAACGAGCGCTGTGAAGACAGAAGCCCTTTCTGTAAACTCGCTATCTCTCGACTATCTCAAACAGGGGCTGGCATAACGTGTGAAGGGTACGAACGCTATTGCAAAAGCTCCAGTTCCCAGATCCGATATTTCTTTAGAAGTGTATGTCGACTGATTGACCAATTCTATTCTCAATGCTGtggagacaatccaatgaccgaacaaacacctacacctgcaccagtgacaacgacattagaggTCTCTACAACTGAGTCGCCGACAACTACTCCAACCACAACCGAAGTTCCAATGACAGACCCAACAACAACTACACCGGAACCGACGACAACGACAACAGAGGTCACTACAACTGAGCAGCCTACAACCCAACCCGCCTCCACTACGCCAGGATCAACCCTGCCAGAAGTGGCGGATAAAACATTCT TAACCGCTTGCCAACAACAATGTGTTCGCAACGATCTGGTTGGTTCCCCGTCCCTGTGTACACAAGGAACTCTCCCCGAGTCCTGTAACAACCTTGAAGCTCCGGCGACTGATGGCTCGTACACCTGCTGCCAAGGTTAA